From a region of the Castanea sativa cultivar Marrone di Chiusa Pesio chromosome 10, ASM4071231v1 genome:
- the LOC142613456 gene encoding geraniol 8-hydroxylase-like has product MTELPSNPDIMAKAKQELGETIGFGRSIEEKDIPRLPYLQTLLKETMRLHPTAPLLLPHRAEMDVEVCGYTIPKHTQVFMNAWAIARDPMYWDKPTQLIPERFRGNEVDFRGTNFSFIPFGYGRWICPGLTLAIRMLSLLLASLIHRFDWRLLDQMAPEDIDTSDKFGITMQKVIPLVAIPVVVAKA; this is encoded by the coding sequence ATGACTGAGCTTCCTAGCAATCCTGACATAATGGCCAAGGCAAAGCAAGAACTTGGTGAAACAATTGGATTTGGACGAAGCATCGAAGAGAAAGATATCCCACGACTTCCCTATTTACAAACTTTGCTTAAGGAAACAATGCGGCTTCATCCAACAGCACCTCTTCTCCTGCCTCATCGTGCTGAGATGGATGTAGAAGTTTGTGGATACACCATTCCTAAGCACACCCAAGTGTTTATGAATGCATGGGCAATAGCCCGAGACCCTATGTACTGGGACAAGCCAACACAATTGATACCAGAAAGGTTCAGGGGCAACGAAGTGGATTTTAGAGGCACAAATTTCTCTTTTATCCCATTTGGTTATGGGAGGTGGATTTGTCCAGGTTTAACTCTTGCTATAAGAATGTTGAGCTTGTTGCTAGCTTCTCTCATTCACCGCTTTGATTGGAGGCTTCTTGATCAAATGGCACCAGAAGATATTGACACGAGCGACAAATTTGGAATTACAATGCAGAAGGTTATTCCACTTGTTGCCATTCCTGTGGTTGTTGCTAAAGCGTAA